The nucleotide window GCTGCTCTTGCGCGGCTTCTCGGCGCCGCCCCCAGCGGCCGTCGCCGAGCTTACGTTCGAGTACGGTACGCACGTCGTCGAGCTCTCGGCCGACGAGCCGGACCAGTTCGAGTCGGTGGAGAGAGGTCACATCGTTCTGTGGCCTCGTCGTGACGAGTTCGAAGCCGCAGCCAGAGCGGCGCTCGATACGTATGGCTTGTACCTCGTCGGGTGGCCGGAGATCCAGTACGTCGAGCACCGCTCCTCGACGTTACGCTTTCCGGTACCCGACGAACAGCGTTGGGTGCGCTTTCTCGGGCATGCCGTGCCGGCACTGCGCGCACGCGGCTGGCGGATTGAGATCGATCCCTCGTTTCCGTACGAGCTGATCGACGCCGGCGAGTGGGACGCCCAGATCGAAGCGAGCGCGAACCACTGGTTTGAGTTCGATCTCGGCATCACCGTCGGCGGAGAGCGCGTCTCGCTGCTGCCGATCGTCGTCGATGCGCTGCGCGAGCTCGGCGTTCGCTCGCACCAAGAGTTGGCAGACCTCAACGCGGAGACCGTGTACGGCCGCGTGCGAGGGGGCGCGTTCGTCGCGCTGCCGGCAGCGCGCATCGCACCGCTCCTGGCGGCGTTGGTGGAACTCTTCGACGCACCGCTCACCCGCGAGGGGCGGCTTGCACTCACGCCCGCGCACATCTCCTCGATCGCTCAGCTCGAACGCGCAACGCCGGTGCGCTGGGCCGCGGGCACGCGCCTGCGCGATCTGGTCCGCGCGCTTTCCGACGAAGAGGCGATGGCGCCTGCGGTCGTGCCGCGAAGCTTTCAAGGCACGCTGCGCCAGTATCAGGAGCGCGGCGTCGCCTGGCTGCAGTTGCTCGCGCGCAACGATTTCGGCGGCGTGCTCGCCGACGACATGGGTCTGGGCAAGACGGTCGAGCTGCTCGCGCACGTCGCGATCGAAAAAGCTGCACGACGCCTCAAAAAACCGGTTCTGATCGTCTCACCGACGAGCGTCTCGCCGAACTGGCGTTCCGAGATCGCGCGCTTCGTTCCGCATTTGCGCGTGCTCGCGCTCACCGGCGCCGACCGTTTCGAACGTTTCGCGGAGATACCCGAGCACGACGTGGTGCTCACAACGTATGCGCTGCTGCAGCGCGACATCGAGACGCTGAGCGCGCAGGAGTGGCAGATGGCCGTGCTCGACGAAGCGCAGGCGATCAAG belongs to Candidatus Cybelea sp. and includes:
- a CDS encoding DEAD/DEAH box helicase — translated: MFELDVAPETIIERDPVPVLLLRGFSAPPPAAVAELTFEYGTHVVELSADEPDQFESVERGHIVLWPRRDEFEAAARAALDTYGLYLVGWPEIQYVEHRSSTLRFPVPDEQRWVRFLGHAVPALRARGWRIEIDPSFPYELIDAGEWDAQIEASANHWFEFDLGITVGGERVSLLPIVVDALRELGVRSHQELADLNAETVYGRVRGGAFVALPAARIAPLLAALVELFDAPLTREGRLALTPAHISSIAQLERATPVRWAAGTRLRDLVRALSDEEAMAPAVVPRSFQGTLRQYQERGVAWLQLLARNDFGGVLADDMGLGKTVELLAHVAIEKAARRLKKPVLIVSPTSVSPNWRSEIARFVPHLRVLALTGADRFERFAEIPEHDVVLTTYALLQRDIETLSAQEWQMAVLDEAQAIKNPRSKGALAAGRLRAAQRLALTGTPMENHLEELWSVFHFAVPGLLGERAAFSRAFRTPIEKRGDTERRGVLATRLRPFLMRRTKERVALELPAKSEIVNRVDLEGAQRDLYETIRIAMHERVRDALRSRGLARSHIVVLDALLKLRQVCCDPRLLKMSAAQGVGGSAKLEALLEMVPELIDEGRRILLFSQFTSMLDLIKPELLAREIPFVELRGETRDRETPVQRFQRGEVPLFLISLKAGGTGLNLTAADTVIHYDPWWNPAVERQATDRAHRIGQHKPVFVYKLIAAGTVEERIVEMQQRKAELAAGIFDESALRKLDGAEIERLFSPLSSFD